One Macadamia integrifolia cultivar HAES 741 unplaced genomic scaffold, SCU_Mint_v3 scaffold_198A, whole genome shotgun sequence DNA window includes the following coding sequences:
- the LOC122071225 gene encoding protein NDL1-like isoform X2, translating into MLECLVETSKGSISVIVCGDKEMPALVTYPDVALNSMSCFQGLFFCPDAASLLLHNFCIYHIEAPGHELGAASISSDAPLLSVEDLADQVAEVLDFFGLKEVLCLGVAAGAYILTLFAMKYKECVRGLILVSPLCRKPSWTEWLYNKVMLNLLYFYGMCGLLKECLLQRYFSKEGRSNMHGEEFDMVQSCRRLLDERQSSNVMRFLQAINERVDLTNGLKKLKCKTLIFVGESSGFLSEALHMCSKMDKRSSAFVEVKACGSLVTEEHPYAMLIPLEFFLMGFGYHREPCQGSNPASFSSHWCIEPELLSPESLGVKLKPIKTRVAVEV; encoded by the exons GAATGTTTGGTCGAGACAAGTAAAGGCTCCATCTCTGTTATTGTCTGTGGGGATAAGGAAATGCCTGCTCTAGTTACATACCCAGATGTTGCTCTcaatt CTATGTCTTGCTTTCAAGGTCTCTTTTTTTGCCCAGATGCAGCTTCATtgttgcttcacaacttctgtATTTACCACATTGAGGCCCCTGGGCATGAG TTAGGAGCCGCTTCTATTTCTTCAGATGCTCCCTTGCTTAGTGTAGAAGACCTTGCTGACCAGGTTGCTGAAGTGCTCGACTTTTTTGG GCTCAAAGAGGTTTTATGCTTGGGTGTAGCTGCTGGGGCATACATCCTTACACTATTTGCA ATGAAATACAAGGAATGTGTTCGTGGGTTAATCCTTGTTTCCCCACTTTGCAGAAAACCTTCATGGACAGAATGGCTATATAATAAG GTAATGTTGAACTTGCTTTACTTCTATGGTATGTGTGGTTTATTGAAGGAGTGTCTTCTCCAGCGTTACTTCAGTAAG GAAGGTAGGAGTAATATGCATGGTGAGGAATTTGACATGGTACAATCTTGCCGAAGG TTACTGGATGAAAGGCAAAGTTCAAATGTCATGCGCTTTCTTCAAGCTATTAACGA GAGGGTAGATCTTACTAATGgcttgaaaaaattaaaatgcaAGACCCTCATTTTTGTGGGTGAAAGCAGTGGGTTTCTCTCTGAGGCCCTCCACATGTGCTCCAAAATGGACAAGAGAAGCAGTGCTTTTGTAGAG GTTAAAGCATGTGGCTCACTGGTGACAGAAGAACATCCATATGCCATGTTGATCCCTCTTGAGTTCTTTTTAATGGGTTTTGGCTACCACAGGGAACCATGTCAAGGCTCAAACCCTGCTAGCTTCTCCAGCCATTGGTGCATAGAGCCAGAGCTCCTGTCACCAGAGAGTCTAGGAGTCAAACTCAAACCTATCAAGACCCGCGTTGCAGTTGAAGTTTGA
- the LOC122071225 gene encoding protein NDL2-like isoform X1 → MGDSGDSVSIDVEMIPFGGKECLVETSKGSISVIVCGDKEMPALVTYPDVALNSMSCFQGLFFCPDAASLLLHNFCIYHIEAPGHELGAASISSDAPLLSVEDLADQVAEVLDFFGLKEVLCLGVAAGAYILTLFAMKYKECVRGLILVSPLCRKPSWTEWLYNKVMLNLLYFYGMCGLLKECLLQRYFSKEGRSNMHGEEFDMVQSCRRLLDERQSSNVMRFLQAINERVDLTNGLKKLKCKTLIFVGESSGFLSEALHMCSKMDKRSSAFVEVKACGSLVTEEHPYAMLIPLEFFLMGFGYHREPCQGSNPASFSSHWCIEPELLSPESLGVKLKPIKTRVAVEV, encoded by the exons ATGGGTGATTCAGGCGACTCTGTTTCTATTGATGTTGAGATGATACCTTTTGGAGGGAAG GAATGTTTGGTCGAGACAAGTAAAGGCTCCATCTCTGTTATTGTCTGTGGGGATAAGGAAATGCCTGCTCTAGTTACATACCCAGATGTTGCTCTcaatt CTATGTCTTGCTTTCAAGGTCTCTTTTTTTGCCCAGATGCAGCTTCATtgttgcttcacaacttctgtATTTACCACATTGAGGCCCCTGGGCATGAG TTAGGAGCCGCTTCTATTTCTTCAGATGCTCCCTTGCTTAGTGTAGAAGACCTTGCTGACCAGGTTGCTGAAGTGCTCGACTTTTTTGG GCTCAAAGAGGTTTTATGCTTGGGTGTAGCTGCTGGGGCATACATCCTTACACTATTTGCA ATGAAATACAAGGAATGTGTTCGTGGGTTAATCCTTGTTTCCCCACTTTGCAGAAAACCTTCATGGACAGAATGGCTATATAATAAG GTAATGTTGAACTTGCTTTACTTCTATGGTATGTGTGGTTTATTGAAGGAGTGTCTTCTCCAGCGTTACTTCAGTAAG GAAGGTAGGAGTAATATGCATGGTGAGGAATTTGACATGGTACAATCTTGCCGAAGG TTACTGGATGAAAGGCAAAGTTCAAATGTCATGCGCTTTCTTCAAGCTATTAACGA GAGGGTAGATCTTACTAATGgcttgaaaaaattaaaatgcaAGACCCTCATTTTTGTGGGTGAAAGCAGTGGGTTTCTCTCTGAGGCCCTCCACATGTGCTCCAAAATGGACAAGAGAAGCAGTGCTTTTGTAGAG GTTAAAGCATGTGGCTCACTGGTGACAGAAGAACATCCATATGCCATGTTGATCCCTCTTGAGTTCTTTTTAATGGGTTTTGGCTACCACAGGGAACCATGTCAAGGCTCAAACCCTGCTAGCTTCTCCAGCCATTGGTGCATAGAGCCAGAGCTCCTGTCACCAGAGAGTCTAGGAGTCAAACTCAAACCTATCAAGACCCGCGTTGCAGTTGAAGTTTGA
- the LOC122071225 gene encoding protein NDL1-like isoform X3 — translation MPALVTYPDVALNSMSCFQGLFFCPDAASLLLHNFCIYHIEAPGHELGAASISSDAPLLSVEDLADQVAEVLDFFGLKEVLCLGVAAGAYILTLFAMKYKECVRGLILVSPLCRKPSWTEWLYNKVMLNLLYFYGMCGLLKECLLQRYFSKEGRSNMHGEEFDMVQSCRRLLDERQSSNVMRFLQAINERVDLTNGLKKLKCKTLIFVGESSGFLSEALHMCSKMDKRSSAFVEVKACGSLVTEEHPYAMLIPLEFFLMGFGYHREPCQGSNPASFSSHWCIEPELLSPESLGVKLKPIKTRVAVEV, via the exons ATGCCTGCTCTAGTTACATACCCAGATGTTGCTCTcaatt CTATGTCTTGCTTTCAAGGTCTCTTTTTTTGCCCAGATGCAGCTTCATtgttgcttcacaacttctgtATTTACCACATTGAGGCCCCTGGGCATGAG TTAGGAGCCGCTTCTATTTCTTCAGATGCTCCCTTGCTTAGTGTAGAAGACCTTGCTGACCAGGTTGCTGAAGTGCTCGACTTTTTTGG GCTCAAAGAGGTTTTATGCTTGGGTGTAGCTGCTGGGGCATACATCCTTACACTATTTGCA ATGAAATACAAGGAATGTGTTCGTGGGTTAATCCTTGTTTCCCCACTTTGCAGAAAACCTTCATGGACAGAATGGCTATATAATAAG GTAATGTTGAACTTGCTTTACTTCTATGGTATGTGTGGTTTATTGAAGGAGTGTCTTCTCCAGCGTTACTTCAGTAAG GAAGGTAGGAGTAATATGCATGGTGAGGAATTTGACATGGTACAATCTTGCCGAAGG TTACTGGATGAAAGGCAAAGTTCAAATGTCATGCGCTTTCTTCAAGCTATTAACGA GAGGGTAGATCTTACTAATGgcttgaaaaaattaaaatgcaAGACCCTCATTTTTGTGGGTGAAAGCAGTGGGTTTCTCTCTGAGGCCCTCCACATGTGCTCCAAAATGGACAAGAGAAGCAGTGCTTTTGTAGAG GTTAAAGCATGTGGCTCACTGGTGACAGAAGAACATCCATATGCCATGTTGATCCCTCTTGAGTTCTTTTTAATGGGTTTTGGCTACCACAGGGAACCATGTCAAGGCTCAAACCCTGCTAGCTTCTCCAGCCATTGGTGCATAGAGCCAGAGCTCCTGTCACCAGAGAGTCTAGGAGTCAAACTCAAACCTATCAAGACCCGCGTTGCAGTTGAAGTTTGA